Below is a window of Manis javanica isolate MJ-LG chromosome 2, MJ_LKY, whole genome shotgun sequence DNA.
TCGGGCAAGAAGACACTGAGCCTGTCCCCAACGGTGTGGTTCCTGCGGGAAGGCAGCATGTTCGTGGCCCTCGGAGCGTCCACCTGCAGCTTGCTGGCCATTGCTATCGAGCGGCACTTGACCATGATCAAAATGAGGCCTTACGACGCCAATAAGAGGCACCGTGTCTTTCTCTTGATCGGGATGTGCTGGCTCATTGCTCTCTCTCTGGGTGCCTTGCCCATCCTGGGCTGGAACTGCCTGCACCACCTCCCGGACTGCTCCACCATCCTGCCCCTCTATTCCAAGAAATACATCGCCTTCTGCATCAGCATCTTCACGGCCATCCTGGTGACCATCGCGGTCCTGTACACGCGCATCTACTTCCTGGTGAAGTCCAGCAGCCGCAGGGTGGCCAGCCCCCACAACTCGGAGCGCTCCCTGGCCCTGCTGCGGACCGTGGTGATCGTGGTGACCGTGTTCATCGCCTGCTGGGCCCCGCTCTTCATCCTCTTCCTCGTTGACGTGGCCTGTGAGGTGAAGCAGTGTGCTGTCCTGTTCAAGGCCCAGTGGTTCATTGTGCTGGCTGTGCTCAACTCGGCCATGAACCCCGTCATCTACACGCTGGCCAGCAAGGAGATGCGGCGAGCTTTCCTGCGGCTGGTGTGCGCCTGCCTGCTCAGGGGCCGGGGTGCCCGCTCCTCACCCACCCGGCCCGCGCTCGACCCCAGCCGAAGCAAATCCAGCGGTAGCAATAATAGCAGCCCCTCCCCAAAGAACAAGGAAGACCCTCCGCAAACAGCTGCCTCACCTTGCATAACAGACAGAAACGAGACTCTGCACAATGGCACCCTTTGCTAGTGAGGGCGTTTGCTCCCCGGAGCGGGGTCCTCCAACCCCTGCCTCTGCAGCTGCGACCTTATTTATTGCAGGCCTTGTGTCTGGGCCTCTTCCAGAGCTGTGAACAGGACGTTTAACTTGTCAGCAATTAAAGCCTGCCCAGTGTGGACGTCTGTCAAGGAGGGGACCCAAGGACTTGCCAGCCCTCTGCAGTGTAGACAGCATGCCCTGTCCAATTCAGCTCCAGAATCTTCTGGAGGTGCCCAGCTGCTGCCCTCATCAGCTGCCTCCCCCTGATgcccagagagggaaggaggcggGCACATGGTGCCCAGGGTGTGTCCCCATGTGGGTACAGTATGTGGCAGCTGCACGCAGTGCCGACTGCATGGACCATGTGCTGTGTATTCACCACGTCTGTGCTGCGGATTGCTCGTGTTCCCAGTGTCCACTGCTGGTACACGTGGGAGCTGCCAGCACAGCTATGTAACAGGCTGGCCAAGTACTTTCTGATGGAAGGACAGGAGTAAGGATACAGTGCGATCGAGGTGGACATGCCGGTCCATTTCTCAGACCGATGGGAAGTCTGGTGTTAAGCACGTTTTGGATGCCCAAATTCCCATAAAGGGGGTTTGTCCACAGCTGGTCTCAGATGCAGGGGTCTGACCCCAAACAGTCCCAAGACACCCTGACATCTGACAGATCCTGGAGAAATCCCCTAAGCTCAGTAGTGTCTGTCCCCAAGGGGGCTGCTTCACTTCTCCACAGAGTCATAAGCTCATCCAAAATCCAAGTTAGCCAGATTACATGATTGTTTTGGGGTTTTTCCAAATCACAGAAAAGCCAGCCAGCGTCTTCCAGCAGCCTGTGTCCCCAGAGAACCCGGAGAGGACCCGCAAGGGAGAGCTGGAGGATGGACGCCTGGCCTGTGTCACCTCCAGCTTGCAGAAGCAGCCTTCTGTGCATGTGGGCACTCTGGCCACGAGTGCAGTGAGCAGTTTCTTTTGAAGTCGTGGAGGCCTACGAGATGGCACTGTGATCTCTTGTTGAGTTTGATTCTGTATCAGAAAAGCACCAAGTCAGTACTaccccccgcccccaccgccCCGTGTGGTCACAGCTGAATCGCTGGGGCTGTGAGCATCTCCCGGCTTCTCGAAAGCTGACCCTGACAGGCACTCTTAGGGCAGCTGAAGCATCAGATGAGGCTCCTGCTGTGCATTCGTCAGAGGAATGTGAAGATGCTCTAAGCTTACTTTTTAATGGAGGTTGACCCTGTATCTTCACCTTAACAGGGATTAGTTAGAAGGCATTTTGTCCTTCCCAAGGACTCTGCAAGCCACACACACGTATGAAGGGGAGCACACACATGTGTAGAGCTCTCACTGACACAGCTGACGTGCTGAGCTCTTTGGGAAGCAAAAATGAGACAACCTTCAAGAGGATTCTTACTTGGGTAAACCCACATCATAGGTCTTAGAGATTGTTAGGTTTGATGAGAAATTTGCCTGAGtaaaaaggggaagagaaatcttcatttaatttttgaagaGAAATTGACTCCCGTTTGTTACCCAATGCCAGTGCCCCTCAATGAGGAACATTTCCGTGGGGCCCGGGGGATCCCCATGTACTGACCAAAGACTGTCCTCATTTTTGTTACTAATGAGATAAATCCTATTTATAAGGAGATGCTtaccagtggcatttttttgccttctttaacATCACTGAAAAGGACCTTCTCTTATCAAATAGCTTGAGAAAACCCAGGGCATTTCTAGAAAAGTTAAGCATTAGTGTGCACTGGGTTAAGAAAACAGAGCAGGGCTTCAGAGAGCCAGAATGTTGGCTGTTACACTTTCACGTAGGTAACAAAATGACTTTAGAGCTTCCTATCTGAAGGGCTTTGGGGCTCCCTGGCTAATATTTGTAACACCTTGCATGATAACCCCAAATCCCTTTTAAGATAACACAAAAATTTCAAGCAATCTGAATGAAAAATACTCCCCAAGAGATACTTGTGTTCATTtgacatatgcaaaaaaaaaaaaaaaggatcagcTTTAATACCAACGTGTCATTCATACATATGTCTGTCCATTCATATACGTACCCCAGGGCCGGATAGCAGTGAGGTGATTCACAGCCGTAGGGAACTAGTGCATTCAATCTCATTCAGTTagtggccttcactgtgtcccatgtatgttttctaaaaaaataaaaccaaaaagccTTTGTTTGAACCTGTTGTTGGGGATCATTGTAGGAGGCTAGCCCTGTGGTGTGCAGAACCCAGCCTGGGTTCCCAACTGCTCCCAGGGTCTCTCCAGGACCGAACCACTCCTGGAGCCTCAGTGACCCTGCCGTCCTACACCTCCACTAACAGAGTGGGTGGCAGTGTGGCTTTGGGTATCAGGGTGCATGCTGCCAATGTTAGCAGGCTAGCCTGCTTTGAGGAAGGTCAGTAGAGTGCCCTTCATTAGGGAAAGGGTTGGAAGTTGTAATAGTCAATGTATAGCCAAAAGGGATGCAATATTCGGTTCTGCCCCATTTCCATCAGGAGAGAAGAGTTCACAACCAGCGCCTTGCAGGCTGCTCCTTACAAATGGTGTTTTATTTagcctgtgtctgtgtgtccacCCTGTGCTCGACATAGAGAGGCCAGTGCTCCACGTAACTGGTGTGGCGGTGCCCCAGCATGGCCAACGACTGCAGCCTTCTGCCACTTTTGGTTCTGCCCAAGGCCGACTAGGCAGAAGGTGAGCACAAAGCCCCATCAGGAACACTTCTGCCAAGCTGCTGCTTTCAATCAACACCTCTGGCAGATGGGCCCTGGCTTCACTGTGATCAATGGGGTTTTAAGGGGTGTCCTGGGAACAGCAGAGTATCTGCTTTCTGTGCAAAGGCTTC
It encodes the following:
- the LOC118970797 gene encoding sphingosine 1-phosphate receptor 3-like, with the protein product MKPELLCFFWRWTFPGRPLPDPGGNHCEFQVMATVLSALPRLSPWNETLHRHYNYVGKLEGRLRDAPEGSTLTTVLFLIICSFIVLENLMVLIAIWKNNKFHNRMYFFIGNLALSDLLAGIAYKVNILMSGKKTLSLSPTVWFLREGSMFVALGASTCSLLAIAIERHLTMIKMRPYDANKRHRVFLLIGMCWLIALSLGALPILGWNCLHHLPDCSTILPLYSKKYIAFCISIFTAILVTIAVLYTRIYFLVKSSSRRVASPHNSERSLALLRTVVIVVTVFIACWAPLFILFLVDVACEVKQCAVLFKAQWFIVLAVLNSAMNPVIYTLASKEMRRAFLRLVCACLLRGRGARSSPTRPALDPSRSKSSGSNNSSPSPKNKEDPPQTAASPCITDRNETLHNGTLC